In a single window of the Natronosalvus caseinilyticus genome:
- a CDS encoding 50S ribosomal protein L23: protein MSSIIEYPLVTEKAMNDMDFENKLQFLVHVDASKPEIRDAIEERFDVEVANVNTQITMDGTKKATVTLGEDDDAQEVASRIGVF from the coding sequence ATGAGTTCGATCATCGAGTACCCGCTCGTCACCGAGAAGGCCATGAACGACATGGACTTCGAGAACAAGCTCCAGTTCCTCGTGCACGTCGACGCCTCGAAACCCGAGATTCGGGACGCCATCGAGGAGCGCTTCGACGTCGAGGTCGCGAACGTGAACACACAGATCACCATGGACGGCACGAAGAAGGCAACGGTGACGCTGGGCGAGGACGACGACGCCCAGGAAGTCGCCTCACGAATCGGGGTGTTCTGA
- a CDS encoding 50S ribosomal protein L2: MGRRIFGQRRGRGSPTFRAPSHRYKANLEHKKLEDTDVVSGEVVSIEHDPARSAPIAAVEFDDGEQRLILVPEGVAVGEEIQVGVSAEIKPGNTLPLAEIPEGVPVCNVEAKPGDGGKFARASGVNADLITHDRKAAVVQLPSGEVKRLDPQCRATIGVVAGGGRTEKPFVKAGKKYHKMRARGIKWPRVRGVAMNAVDHPFGGGGRQHPGRPKSVSKNAPPGRKVGDIASRRTGRGGNK, translated from the coding sequence ATGGGACGACGAATCTTCGGCCAGCGTCGAGGACGCGGGTCGCCGACGTTCCGTGCCCCGTCGCACCGATACAAGGCGAATCTCGAGCACAAGAAGCTCGAGGACACCGACGTGGTCTCGGGCGAGGTCGTCAGCATCGAGCACGACCCGGCCCGCTCGGCGCCGATCGCGGCCGTCGAGTTCGACGACGGCGAACAGCGCCTGATCCTCGTTCCCGAGGGCGTCGCCGTCGGCGAGGAGATCCAGGTTGGCGTCAGCGCCGAGATCAAGCCCGGGAACACGCTCCCACTCGCGGAGATTCCCGAGGGGGTCCCGGTCTGTAACGTCGAGGCCAAGCCGGGCGACGGCGGCAAGTTCGCCCGCGCCTCCGGCGTCAACGCGGACCTCATCACCCACGACCGCAAGGCTGCGGTCGTTCAGCTGCCAAGTGGCGAAGTCAAGCGGCTCGATCCACAGTGTCGCGCCACCATCGGCGTCGTCGCCGGTGGCGGCCGCACGGAGAAGCCGTTCGTCAAGGCAGGAAAGAAGTACCACAAGATGCGCGCCCGCGGGATCAAGTGGCCGCGCGTCCGCGGGGTCGCCATGAACGCCGTCGACCACCCCTTCGGTGGCGGTGGCCGTCAGCACCCCGGTCGCCCCAAATCCGTCTCGAAGAACGCACCGCCGGGACGGAAAGTCGGTGACATCGCCTCCCGGCGAACCGGTCGAGGTGGAAACAAATGA
- a CDS encoding 30S ribosomal protein S19, producing MSQEYRTGREGEEFTYRGHTLEELQEMELEEVADVLPARQRRSIVRGLSVEQEKLLEKAREKDEQETANSPIRTHLRNMPVLPEFVGLTFAVYTGQSFERVRIEPEMIGHYLGEFQLTRSSVTHGQAGIGATRSSKFVPLK from the coding sequence ATGAGTCAGGAGTACCGAACCGGCCGCGAAGGTGAAGAGTTTACCTACCGCGGTCACACGCTCGAGGAGCTCCAGGAGATGGAGCTCGAGGAGGTCGCTGACGTGCTTCCGGCACGACAGCGACGGAGTATCGTGCGCGGGCTCTCGGTCGAGCAGGAGAAGCTGCTCGAGAAGGCCCGTGAGAAAGACGAACAGGAGACGGCCAACTCGCCGATCCGGACGCACCTGCGCAACATGCCGGTGCTGCCGGAGTTCGTCGGGCTGACCTTCGCCGTCTACACCGGACAGAGCTTCGAGCGCGTTCGGATCGAGCCCGAGATGATCGGCCACTACCTCGGTGAGTTCCAGCTCACCCGATCGTCCGTCACGCACGGACAGGCCGGTATCGGCGCGACCCGATCGTCGAAGTTCGTCCCACTGAAGTGA
- a CDS encoding 50S ribosomal protein L22, translated as MGINYSVDADPDTTAKAMLRERHMSHKHSKEIAREIKGRTVDDAVEYLEAVVEGERSVPFRSHNSGVGHRSDIDGWDAGRYPEKASKAFLELLENVAANADHQGFDGGSMEIAHCAAHKVGESVGRKPRAMGRASAWNTPQVDVEIVVADADAEGDD; from the coding sequence ATGGGAATCAACTACTCAGTCGACGCCGACCCGGACACCACCGCGAAAGCGATGCTCCGGGAGCGTCACATGAGCCACAAGCACAGCAAGGAGATCGCCCGCGAGATCAAGGGTCGAACGGTCGACGATGCCGTCGAGTACCTCGAGGCGGTCGTCGAGGGCGAGCGCTCGGTTCCGTTCCGGTCGCACAACTCCGGCGTCGGCCACCGATCGGACATCGACGGCTGGGACGCCGGTCGCTACCCCGAGAAGGCCAGCAAGGCGTTCCTCGAACTGCTCGAGAACGTGGCGGCCAACGCCGACCACCAGGGCTTCGACGGCGGGTCGATGGAGATCGCCCACTGCGCCGCCCACAAGGTCGGCGAGTCCGTTGGGCGCAAACCGCGTGCGATGGGCCGGGCCTCCGCCTGGAATACCCCGCAGGTCGACGTCGAAATCGTCGTCGCGGACGCGGACGCAGAAGGTGACGACTAA
- a CDS encoding 30S ribosomal protein S3 — MADEHEFIENGLQRSQIDEFFEEELGRAGYGGMDVAKTPMGTQIVLKAEKPGMVIGKGGENIRKVTTALEEKFNLDDPQIDVQEVDEPDLNARIVADRLANALERGWYFRKAGHTTIDRIMDAGALGAEIVLAGKVTGARSRVEKFNRGYIKHNGEPAEEIVDTGQGVAVMKLGTIGVTVKIIPPGAELPDDFRIHDDLDPAEVVPDAVEANEAEGVEELLEGEPEEDETEAEADEGETDAEGGEPAPADEAEIDEEVVEEVLEEEVAEEETDAGESEAAVGSEDAEDVEEELDELDEDIEAEAEDLVAEMEAEDEGDEAEAEAEDDETDEGGDA, encoded by the coding sequence ATGGCAGACGAACACGAATTCATCGAGAACGGCCTGCAGCGGTCCCAGATCGACGAGTTCTTCGAGGAAGAACTCGGCCGCGCGGGCTACGGTGGCATGGACGTCGCCAAGACGCCGATGGGCACCCAGATCGTCCTCAAGGCCGAGAAGCCGGGGATGGTCATCGGCAAAGGCGGCGAGAACATCCGGAAGGTCACGACGGCTCTCGAGGAGAAGTTCAACCTCGATGACCCCCAGATCGACGTCCAGGAGGTCGACGAACCCGACCTCAACGCGCGGATCGTCGCGGACCGACTGGCCAACGCCCTCGAGCGTGGCTGGTACTTCCGGAAGGCCGGTCACACGACGATCGACCGGATCATGGACGCGGGCGCTCTCGGTGCCGAGATCGTCCTCGCCGGAAAGGTCACGGGTGCGCGCTCGCGCGTCGAGAAGTTCAACCGCGGCTACATCAAGCACAACGGCGAACCCGCCGAGGAGATCGTCGACACCGGCCAGGGCGTCGCGGTCATGAAGCTCGGCACGATCGGCGTGACGGTCAAGATCATCCCGCCGGGAGCCGAGCTCCCCGACGACTTCCGCATCCACGACGACCTCGATCCAGCGGAAGTCGTCCCCGATGCCGTCGAGGCCAACGAGGCCGAGGGCGTCGAGGAATTGCTCGAGGGTGAACCCGAGGAAGATGAGACCGAGGCCGAGGCCGACGAAGGCGAAACGGACGCTGAAGGCGGCGAACCGGCACCCGCCGACGAGGCCGAGATCGACGAAGAGGTCGTCGAGGAGGTTCTCGAGGAAGAAGTCGCCGAAGAAGAGACCGACGCCGGCGAATCGGAGGCGGCGGTCGGTTCCGAAGACGCCGAGGACGTCGAGGAGGAACTCGACGAGCTCGACGAGGATATCGAGGCGGAAGCCGAGGATCTCGTCGCGGAGATGGAGGCCGAGGACGAGGGCGACGAAGCCGAAGCCGAAGCCGAAGACGACGAAACAGACGAGGGAGGTGACGCCTGA
- the rpmC gene encoding 50S ribosomal protein L29, with translation MAILHNEEIRDMTPAERQSELEDLETELLNANAVLAAGGAPENPGEIGELKRTIARVKTIQREEGDFDDTDEE, from the coding sequence ATGGCGATCCTCCACAACGAGGAAATCCGCGACATGACGCCCGCCGAACGGCAGTCCGAACTCGAGGACCTCGAGACGGAACTGCTGAACGCCAACGCGGTCCTCGCCGCCGGTGGCGCTCCGGAGAACCCGGGCGAAATCGGCGAACTCAAGCGGACCATCGCGCGGGTCAAGACGATCCAGCGTGAAGAGGGCGACTTCGACGACACCGACGAGGAATAA